One window of Candidatus Aenigmatarchaeota archaeon genomic DNA carries:
- a CDS encoding minichromosome maintenance protein MCM, whose product MELKEQIYDFIRAECYDPLVLASTHGKPLVINFANLDKFAPEIGEKLLESPEEYIALFEEVVEDFDLPKVPAIQFRNLPKNVDIRIRNLRVSNLEKFITVDGVVKIASDVKPRIYMTLHECQECGNVFEQEQRGSAIVKPFVCPNCGRREGSKLVEKKMYDSRWLTVGEPFEITTGEKPGELKVFLRKELTTPDLQRKSDPGNRIIITGILKELPRKLGHQDSTQTDIYLEANYVEPAEEDIEDITISKDDEGKILALSKDPDVVMKLVRSMAPSIYGNDEIKEAVLMQLFGGVPMEHPDGTRIRGDIHILLVGDPATAKSQLLKLTSRILPRSKYVSGKGVSGAGLISTVRKDEFTGGWVLEAGALVLCNHGLLAIDEFEKMAMEDIVSMHEALEQGTVSIAKASIVATLPAQTTVLAGANPKLGRFNIYTPISEQITVPTTIMSRFDLKFVLRDVPNPEMDEKLVSHVLKLRSHPEEIITDIDHVLLRKYVVYARRNVRNVKLGDDALAEFKRFFVEMRGKYTEDDQIVPITFRQFEGLMRIAQASAKVHLRDYTTKEDADRAIKLMQVSLRQLGFDPEMGKLDIDRVESSVSGGQRSKMKILMDLIERMEKDSGAQDGIPMEDLEAQAEEEGIQNWSDMVQKMINEGVLYKPRSGFIKKI is encoded by the coding sequence ATGGAACTCAAGGAGCAGATATACGATTTCATACGGGCAGAGTGTTATGACCCTCTTGTATTGGCGTCAACGCATGGAAAGCCGCTTGTGATAAACTTCGCTAACCTTGACAAGTTTGCGCCAGAGATTGGAGAAAAGCTTCTTGAGTCGCCTGAGGAATATATTGCTCTCTTTGAGGAGGTTGTCGAGGACTTTGACCTGCCGAAAGTGCCGGCCATTCAGTTCAGGAATCTTCCAAAAAATGTTGACATAAGGATAAGGAACCTCAGGGTGAGCAATCTCGAGAAGTTCATCACTGTTGATGGGGTGGTGAAGATTGCTTCTGACGTCAAGCCGCGCATATACATGACTCTTCATGAATGCCAGGAGTGCGGAAACGTTTTCGAGCAGGAGCAGAGGGGCTCAGCCATAGTAAAGCCCTTCGTATGCCCCAATTGCGGCAGGCGAGAGGGCTCAAAGCTGGTCGAAAAGAAGATGTATGATTCGAGGTGGCTTACAGTAGGCGAACCGTTTGAGATTACAACCGGAGAAAAGCCGGGAGAACTCAAGGTATTTTTGCGTAAAGAGCTTACGACGCCTGATCTTCAGAGAAAAAGCGACCCCGGAAACAGGATTATAATTACCGGAATTCTTAAGGAGCTTCCAAGAAAGCTGGGCCACCAGGATTCAACGCAGACTGACATTTACCTTGAGGCAAACTATGTGGAGCCCGCAGAGGAGGATATAGAGGATATAACCATCTCAAAGGATGATGAGGGGAAGATTTTGGCTCTTTCAAAAGACCCTGACGTAGTAATGAAGCTGGTAAGGTCTATGGCGCCTTCCATTTATGGAAATGATGAGATTAAGGAAGCTGTGCTTATGCAGCTCTTCGGGGGAGTCCCGATGGAACACCCCGATGGGACCAGAATCAGGGGGGATATACACATACTTCTTGTTGGAGACCCTGCAACTGCAAAGTCTCAGCTTCTAAAGCTTACCTCCAGAATACTTCCCCGGTCCAAGTATGTTTCTGGTAAGGGTGTGTCCGGTGCAGGGCTTATTTCAACGGTCCGAAAGGATGAGTTTACTGGCGGCTGGGTGCTGGAGGCAGGAGCGCTTGTACTTTGCAACCACGGGCTTCTTGCAATAGACGAGTTCGAGAAGATGGCCATGGAAGACATAGTCTCTATGCACGAGGCGCTTGAGCAGGGAACGGTTTCAATTGCAAAGGCAAGCATTGTTGCAACTCTTCCTGCGCAGACCACTGTTCTGGCAGGCGCAAACCCCAAGCTTGGAAGGTTTAACATCTACACTCCAATTTCAGAGCAGATTACTGTTCCCACAACTATCATGTCTCGTTTTGACCTTAAGTTTGTTCTAAGGGATGTCCCAAATCCCGAAATGGACGAAAAGCTAGTAAGCCATGTCCTGAAGCTTAGAAGCCACCCCGAAGAAATCATTACAGACATAGACCATGTGCTTTTGAGAAAATATGTCGTTTACGCAAGAAGGAATGTGCGAAATGTCAAGCTTGGGGACGATGCCCTTGCCGAATTCAAGAGATTTTTTGTCGAAATGAGAGGCAAATACACTGAAGATGACCAGATTGTTCCCATAACCTTCAGGCAGTTTGAGGGGCTTATGCGCATTGCCCAGGCATCGGCAAAGGTTCACCTCCGCGACTATACCACCAAGGAAGATGCGGACAGGGCAATCAAGCTTATGCAGGTTTCGCTTCGGCAGCTTGGGTTCGATCCAGAGATGGGAAAGCTGGACATTGATAGGGTAGAGTCTTCGGTTTCGGGAGGCCAGAGGTCGAAAATGAAGATCCTTATGGACCTGATAGAGCGCATGGAAAAGGATTCCGGAGCTCAGGACGGAATCCCGATGGAGGATCTTGAGGCGCAGGCGGAAGAAGAGGGAATCCAGAACTGGAGTGATATGGTCCAGAAGATGATTAACGAGGGCGTGCTTTACAAGCCAAGGTCTGGGTTCATCAAGAAAATCTAA
- a CDS encoding MBL fold metallo-hydrolase: MKVTFLGTGGGRHVVISQLRATGGFIVESGKLKMHVDPGPGALVRARQYRKDLKKLNCVFVSHAHPDHYTDLEMVLEAITLGTRKKRGLLVTNENVLKGSGEYRPIVSSYHLNSLEAYYALKPGESAKVPGAKLSATPCRHKEEKCIGFVLEDEFGVRLGYTADGAYYPGQEEYFKKCDGLIINSLRSRFAKNYGHMTTDGAKNLIEKARPKIAILQHLGMKMLFGVAEREAEWAEKETGIRTIAATDGMIIDIGSPDDLQKKLDL, translated from the coding sequence ATGAAAGTAACCTTTCTTGGAACAGGCGGCGGAAGGCACGTGGTAATAAGCCAGCTTCGGGCAACCGGCGGCTTTATTGTGGAGAGCGGAAAGCTGAAAATGCATGTGGACCCCGGGCCTGGCGCCCTTGTAAGGGCAAGGCAGTACAGAAAAGACCTGAAAAAACTGAATTGTGTTTTCGTCTCGCACGCCCACCCCGACCATTATACTGACCTTGAGATGGTTCTCGAGGCCATTACTCTTGGAACCAGAAAGAAAAGAGGCCTGCTAGTTACAAACGAAAATGTGCTTAAGGGTTCAGGGGAATACCGCCCCATTGTTTCCAGCTACCACCTCAACTCCCTGGAAGCGTATTATGCCCTTAAGCCAGGAGAATCTGCGAAAGTGCCTGGCGCAAAACTTTCCGCGACCCCCTGCAGGCACAAGGAGGAAAAATGCATCGGCTTTGTGCTTGAGGATGAGTTTGGGGTACGGCTTGGCTATACTGCCGACGGCGCATACTACCCCGGCCAGGAAGAATATTTCAAAAAATGCGACGGGCTCATAATAAACTCACTTCGCTCCAGGTTTGCGAAAAACTACGGCCATATGACCACGGACGGTGCAAAAAACCTGATTGAAAAAGCAAGGCCAAAAATCGCCATACTCCAGCACCTGGGAATGAAGATGCTTTTTGGAGTTGCCGAACGGGAAGCCGAATGGGCCGAAAAAGAAACCGGGATAAGGACAATAGCTGCAACTGACGGGATGATTATCGACATCGGCAGCCCGGACGACCTGCAAAAAAAGCTTGACCTGTAG
- a CDS encoding translation initiation factor IF-2 subunit beta — MDYNEMLSQVYGVVKKGTIEERIQIVQPMISVQGSKTIISNFDKFCDSIRRDGHQVAKFLYKELASSGSLDRGRLTLQTKSPLVKDKIEKYLKNFVYCSECKRPDTIIQREDRFFVIKCEACGAKRTISI, encoded by the coding sequence ATGGACTACAATGAAATGCTTAGCCAGGTATATGGCGTGGTAAAAAAAGGGACTATCGAGGAAAGAATACAGATTGTTCAGCCAATGATTTCCGTCCAGGGCAGCAAGACAATAATCTCAAACTTTGACAAGTTCTGCGACTCCATTCGGCGGGATGGCCACCAGGTCGCAAAATTCCTCTACAAGGAGCTTGCTTCTTCTGGTTCCCTTGACAGGGGACGGCTCACGCTTCAGACAAAATCGCCTCTGGTAAAGGACAAAATCGAGAAATACCTGAAAAACTTCGTCTACTGCTCGGAATGCAAGAGGCCTGACACGATAATCCAGAGAGAAGACCGCTTCTTTGTTATAAAATGCGAGGCCTGCGGGGCAAAGAGGACGATAAGCATCTAG
- a CDS encoding HIT domain-containing protein encodes MPEGCKLCRELEEGDMVVYRDDYCFCIFAKWPIKEGHLMVLPVRHVGDVSDLTEKESKAMFGCIGLFQKVLPELYGAHAMVIQNPVQKRTEEHLHYHILPSTGGIRDLFTNFEKTPYRVDVPREEMGRTAEHIRSALGKYLKD; translated from the coding sequence ATGCCAGAAGGATGCAAGCTTTGCAGGGAACTTGAAGAAGGTGATATGGTGGTTTACAGAGACGACTATTGCTTTTGTATTTTCGCAAAGTGGCCCATAAAGGAAGGCCACCTGATGGTTCTTCCCGTAAGGCATGTGGGCGACGTTTCTGACCTGACTGAGAAGGAATCCAAAGCAATGTTTGGCTGTATTGGCTTGTTTCAGAAGGTCCTGCCGGAGCTATATGGGGCGCACGCAATGGTGATTCAAAACCCGGTCCAGAAAAGGACAGAGGAACACCTGCATTACCATATTCTTCCCAGCACAGGAGGAATCAGGGACCTGTTCACAAACTTTGAAAAAACGCCCTACCGGGTGGACGTGCCAAGGGAGGAGATGGGGCGAACTGCCGAGCATATCCGTTCGGCTCTTGGAAAATACTTGAAGGATTAA
- a CDS encoding PRC-barrel domain-containing protein, with protein sequence MDAMCKDLIGKVIVSEETGRKFGLIGDINFIIESGELLNIKIEAPTKIVEQMNFETDDRGNFIIPFSTVKSVGDFVIVSEKEIL encoded by the coding sequence ATGGACGCGATGTGCAAGGACCTTATAGGCAAAGTCATTGTTTCTGAGGAAACCGGCAGGAAATTCGGCCTTATTGGCGACATTAACTTCATCATTGAAAGCGGCGAACTTTTGAACATAAAAATCGAAGCTCCAACCAAGATTGTAGAGCAGATGAACTTCGAAACTGATGACCGGGGCAACTTCATCATCCCATTTTCAACGGTAAAAAGTGTAGGCGATTTCGTGATTGTCTCAGAAAAAGAGATTCTTTAA
- the rpsK gene encoding 30S ribosomal protein S11: MAKKSAKEAEVTQVVEEIKEGTVEAVSPDAGEKKEKAETKPKKAKSAPKKKKEEVSKAEEAAEEKQEVPEKAEKPVEAPKEAKAAEEPKKPGKKAIVHIYSSGNNTIIHVTDVTGAETVSRVSGGMVTKQDRLKGAPFQAMLAAGKAIEATEAQGFTEIDILVRAPGGHKELDVGKGAEQAIKAFTKSRLSIGVVEDVTPIIHGRMKRKGGRRGRRL, translated from the coding sequence ATGGCAAAGAAATCTGCAAAGGAAGCTGAAGTGACACAAGTTGTTGAGGAAATAAAAGAGGGAACTGTTGAGGCAGTTTCTCCTGATGCTGGGGAGAAAAAAGAAAAAGCCGAAACAAAGCCCAAGAAGGCAAAATCAGCCCCCAAGAAGAAAAAGGAAGAGGTTTCCAAGGCAGAAGAAGCTGCTGAAGAGAAGCAGGAAGTGCCTGAAAAGGCGGAAAAGCCAGTAGAGGCACCAAAAGAGGCAAAAGCGGCGGAAGAGCCAAAGAAACCGGGAAAGAAGGCAATTGTTCACATTTATTCAAGCGGCAACAACACGATTATTCATGTAACTGACGTTACCGGGGCTGAGACCGTTTCAAGGGTGTCTGGCGGAATGGTAACGAAGCAGGACCGGCTTAAGGGTGCACCTTTCCAGGCGATGCTTGCTGCCGGAAAGGCAATTGAGGCAACAGAAGCCCAGGGATTCACCGAAATTGATATTCTTGTCAGGGCTCCGGGGGGCCATAAGGAGCTTGACGTAGGGAAAGGCGCTGAGCAGGCAATAAAGGCATTTACCAAGAGCCGCCTTTCAATCGGCGTTGTCGAGGATGTTACCCCCATAATCCACGGAAGAATGAAGAGGAAGGGTGGAAGAAGGGGCAGGAGATTGTAA
- the rpl2p gene encoding 50S ribosomal protein L2 (one of the primary rRNA-binding proteins; required for association of the 30S and 50S subunits to form the 70S ribosome, for tRNA binding and peptide bond formation) yields MGKWIISRRRGKGSARYRAQGKLAVRLPHKTGKATVEDIYHVSARNTPIMRVAFEDGTTSELIAPENISTGDIIEFSGEAKPQTGNILPLNKIPEGTAVFCIEKSNGDGGKLCKSSGSFAVVKSHEKGYAHLQMPSRVLKKFDGACRAVVGKPAGAGRKAKPFLKASLMWRSKKARGKLWPVTSGSKMNPCDHPFGGKTGPGQSTSVSRNAPPGQKVGSIAPKRTGKRKRK; encoded by the coding sequence ATGGGAAAATGGATAATCTCCAGAAGGAGGGGTAAGGGAAGCGCAAGATACCGAGCACAGGGAAAGCTCGCAGTACGGCTCCCCCACAAGACAGGGAAAGCTACTGTCGAGGATATATACCATGTTTCTGCAAGAAACACCCCTATTATGAGGGTTGCCTTTGAAGATGGCACCACTTCTGAGCTTATCGCTCCAGAGAACATTTCTACTGGAGATATTATCGAGTTTTCAGGCGAAGCAAAGCCGCAAACTGGGAATATATTGCCATTAAACAAGATACCTGAAGGAACTGCAGTATTCTGCATAGAAAAGAGCAACGGAGACGGAGGGAAGCTTTGCAAGTCTTCCGGCTCGTTTGCGGTCGTAAAATCCCATGAAAAGGGCTATGCTCACCTGCAGATGCCTTCCAGAGTGCTTAAGAAGTTCGATGGAGCATGCAGGGCAGTTGTAGGAAAGCCGGCAGGAGCAGGCAGAAAGGCAAAGCCATTTCTTAAGGCAAGCTTAATGTGGAGAAGCAAAAAAGCCAGAGGAAAGCTTTGGCCAGTTACCTCTGGGAGCAAGATGAACCCTTGTGACCACCCATTCGGCGGAAAGACCGGGCCTGGACAGTCGACAAGCGTATCCAGAAATGCCCCTCCCGGCCAGAAAGTAGGTTCTATCGCACCGAAACGGACTGGAAAAAGGAAAAGGAAGTAA
- a CDS encoding stage II sporulation protein M — MVLEALISPCTLRRHPSEAIIQGAAGTAVAIFVCQILAQSGLFLTMLITLALLPSVIIQIRHDEKQSENQEFWKYCYEGGFLSRHGALILDYIFLILGISVTIACSYLIIPDQTASMIYSDQVRVIGEITGNVTRPDLFSMILVNNLGVMAICFVFSLFYASGAIFLIAWNATVLGVVVGQGAKALAGFHAIPLVLLSYAPHGSFEFLGYILAAIAGGILSVAVTRHKESREHFRFILKDAVLLTVLAVAMLIIGAYIEAYPILM, encoded by the coding sequence ATGGTCCTGGAAGCACTCATAAGCCCCTGCACGCTCAGAAGGCACCCTAGCGAAGCAATAATACAGGGCGCAGCAGGAACTGCAGTTGCCATATTTGTGTGCCAGATTCTCGCCCAAAGCGGCCTTTTCCTTACAATGCTTATCACTCTTGCCCTTCTGCCTTCAGTCATAATCCAGATAAGACACGACGAAAAGCAAAGCGAAAACCAGGAATTCTGGAAATACTGCTACGAAGGGGGCTTTTTAAGCAGGCATGGCGCCCTTATTCTTGACTATATATTCCTAATCCTGGGCATATCTGTCACGATAGCATGCTCATACCTAATAATCCCGGATCAAACTGCCTCGATGATATATTCTGACCAGGTCAGGGTCATTGGTGAGATTACAGGAAACGTTACAAGGCCGGACCTGTTTTCGATGATACTTGTAAATAACCTGGGTGTTATGGCAATCTGCTTTGTTTTCTCCCTATTCTATGCCTCAGGCGCGATATTTCTTATTGCCTGGAATGCCACAGTCCTGGGTGTAGTGGTGGGGCAGGGCGCAAAAGCCCTGGCGGGTTTTCACGCGATACCACTGGTTCTGCTGTCTTATGCGCCTCACGGCAGTTTTGAGTTTCTCGGCTATATCCTGGCAGCAATAGCGGGAGGCATCCTGTCTGTTGCGGTTACAAGGCACAAGGAAAGCAGGGAGCATTTCAGGTTTATCCTAAAGGATGCAGTCCTTTTGACAGTTCTGGCCGTAGCAATGCTGATTATTGGCGCATATATCGAGGCATACCCAATATTGATGTAA
- a CDS encoding NUDIX domain-containing protein: MNALASEPVELMDVVDKTDQVIGTATRPKIYKEFLTHRIVHVLIFNKEGKMALQLRAKHCSFCPHHWSTTVGGHVQSGETYEEAAEREYLEELGTKSNLEFFQKDLYSDLRGISMFLATFKASSDGPFTFDDGSVEKVDFFSTEELQEMVDRGEKFHPELLFLLRKYFGIN, encoded by the coding sequence ATGAACGCCCTGGCGTCTGAGCCGGTTGAATTGATGGATGTGGTCGATAAGACCGACCAGGTTATCGGGACTGCAACCCGCCCCAAAATCTACAAGGAGTTTCTCACCCACCGCATTGTTCATGTGCTTATTTTCAACAAGGAGGGCAAAATGGCGCTTCAATTGAGGGCGAAACACTGCTCTTTTTGCCCCCACCACTGGTCGACAACCGTTGGCGGGCATGTGCAGTCAGGTGAGACTTACGAAGAGGCGGCGGAGCGGGAATATCTGGAGGAATTAGGAACAAAGAGCAATCTTGAGTTTTTCCAAAAGGACCTCTATTCGGACTTGAGGGGAATCAGCATGTTTCTGGCGACTTTCAAGGCGAGCAGTGACGGCCCATTTACCTTCGATGACGGCTCGGTCGAAAAAGTGGACTTCTTCTCAACAGAAGAGCTTCAGGAGATGGTTGACCGGGGCGAGAAGTTTCACCCGGAGCTTCTTTTTTTGCTTCGGAAGTATTTTGGAATAAATTAG
- a CDS encoding HDIG domain-containing protein, which yields MERTEAKKLLAENVSNRNIRSHSVAVAAIMEGLAEKLGGDKDTWWLTGILHDLDYEKTSTRIEKHGLETAELLEGKVAEEIIYAIKAHNGVHTGIGAKSNMDIALIASDALSGLIISTALIMPSKKLSEVTVESVMKKFKKKDFAKAVSREKIMTCQRLNLSQEEFLGIGLAALCKVSEEMGL from the coding sequence ATGGAACGAACAGAAGCAAAAAAACTTCTTGCGGAAAATGTCTCGAACAGGAACATAAGAAGCCATAGTGTTGCCGTTGCCGCCATTATGGAGGGTTTGGCCGAGAAACTGGGTGGAGATAAGGACACCTGGTGGCTGACAGGAATTCTTCACGACCTTGATTATGAAAAGACCTCCACCCGCATCGAAAAGCATGGGCTTGAAACGGCAGAGCTTTTGGAGGGAAAAGTTGCTGAAGAAATAATCTACGCGATAAAGGCGCATAATGGGGTTCATACGGGGATCGGCGCAAAGTCAAATATGGACATAGCCCTTATTGCTTCAGACGCGCTTTCCGGGCTAATAATCTCAACGGCTCTCATAATGCCTTCAAAGAAGCTTTCAGAGGTTACGGTCGAAAGTGTCATGAAAAAGTTCAAAAAGAAGGACTTTGCCAAAGCCGTGTCAAGGGAGAAGATTATGACCTGCCAGCGGCTTAACTTAAGTCAGGAGGAGTTTTTGGGCATTGGCCTTGCCGCTCTTTGCAAGGTGTCTGAAGAGATGGGCCTATAG
- a CDS encoding ROK family protein encodes MAKILAMDLGGTGLKLGLFEGENLTRTSGGRHNYTSADLETVKKDISLRVDSFLSGDEVSAIGIGIAGLLSQDNALYRSTVFPSLIGFNLAEYLGGRFGVPASIDNDADCGALGEYYFKGGDFFYVVLGHGIGSAFVRKDGTLPYSVRFGQGTVFDEAKNPLPNDLGLRVLISRKEAYPFFERHGISKDSVDRALGKLISPDYPGNFRIGALGSPRALRNLLEVACGGDFYSEGNRDYYEGFLGEKGLEGIGVEDLMLPFDSAIPIARIAQEGEPNCLKAYRLMGEFLGYGILKAEEVIRKDYGLEPEARIAGPVMNDADLFLPSLKSYLSGHNKLYSAAPACSFMAGENPNLRGAFFKARQLID; translated from the coding sequence ATGGCTAAGATTCTGGCAATGGACTTGGGAGGAACCGGCTTGAAACTGGGTTTGTTTGAGGGGGAAAATCTTACAAGGACTTCCGGTGGGAGGCATAACTACACTTCTGCAGATCTGGAAACCGTTAAAAAGGATATCTCTTTGAGGGTGGACTCTTTTCTTTCCGGAGATGAAGTTTCCGCAATTGGAATCGGTATTGCGGGCCTGCTGTCACAGGATAATGCCTTATACCGCTCTACAGTATTTCCCTCTCTTATCGGGTTTAACCTTGCGGAGTATCTGGGCGGGCGCTTCGGTGTGCCTGCAAGCATAGACAATGATGCGGACTGCGGTGCTTTGGGAGAATATTATTTTAAGGGTGGAGATTTTTTCTATGTAGTCCTGGGGCATGGAATAGGAAGCGCTTTTGTCCGAAAAGACGGGACTCTTCCGTACAGTGTCAGGTTTGGCCAGGGAACCGTTTTTGATGAGGCAAAAAACCCCCTTCCCAATGACTTGGGCTTAAGGGTGCTGATTTCCCGGAAGGAAGCTTACCCTTTTTTTGAAAGACACGGGATTTCGAAAGATTCAGTCGACAGGGCACTAGGCAAGCTTATTTCTCCGGACTATCCGGGAAACTTCCGGATTGGAGCACTTGGCTCTCCGAGGGCATTAAGAAACCTTCTTGAAGTTGCCTGTGGCGGCGACTTTTACTCAGAAGGGAACCGGGATTACTACGAAGGATTTCTTGGGGAGAAGGGGCTTGAAGGAATCGGGGTTGAGGACTTAATGCTGCCGTTTGACTCGGCAATTCCAATAGCAAGGATTGCACAGGAAGGCGAGCCGAACTGCCTTAAAGCTTACCGGCTGATGGGAGAATTTCTCGGATATGGCATTTTAAAGGCAGAAGAGGTAATCAGGAAAGACTATGGCCTGGAGCCAGAGGCAAGGATTGCAGGTCCAGTAATGAATGATGCAGATTTGTTTTTGCCTTCATTGAAGAGCTACTTGTCCGGGCATAATAAGCTTTACAGTGCTGCACCTGCCTGCTCTTTTATGGCTGGAGAGAATCCTAACCTGAGGGGAGCTTTTTTTAAGGCGAGGCAGCTGATCGATTAG
- a CDS encoding YbjQ family protein produces the protein MAEIVLTTLEFVPGFEITGSLGVVNGNTVRSKHLGKDIMAGLKNLVGGEIQEYTEMLSESRQESLNRMVREAKKLGADGVVGIRFMTSAVTAGAAELLAFGTAVKLRKIGRKIGVKPSKAKGRR, from the coding sequence ATGGCAGAAATTGTTTTGACAACTCTGGAATTCGTGCCTGGCTTTGAGATAACCGGATCTTTAGGAGTCGTCAATGGAAACACTGTGCGCTCAAAACATCTTGGAAAAGACATCATGGCGGGGCTTAAGAATCTCGTTGGCGGTGAGATACAGGAATACACGGAAATGCTTTCGGAATCCCGGCAGGAATCCCTCAATAGGATGGTCAGGGAGGCAAAAAAGCTGGGGGCTGATGGGGTTGTAGGCATAAGGTTTATGACTTCAGCGGTAACTGCGGGCGCAGCAGAGCTTCTGGCGTTTGGAACTGCAGTAAAACTCAGGAAAATCGGAAGGAAGATAGGTGTTAAGCCCAGCAAGGCAAAAGGCAGGCGATAG
- a CDS encoding SemiSWEET transporter, with protein sequence MMEFTIILGLMAGLLTTLASIPQIIKSWKTRKTRDISTPWIVLTASGVFLWLFYGFLARDIPLMAANSVSIVLLLSLLVMKLRFG encoded by the coding sequence ATGATGGAGTTTACGATTATTCTCGGGCTAATGGCTGGCCTACTCACAACGCTTGCAAGCATCCCGCAGATAATAAAGAGTTGGAAGACCAGGAAGACGCGCGATATTTCCACTCCCTGGATAGTCCTAACCGCTTCGGGTGTGTTTTTGTGGCTTTTTTATGGATTTTTGGCCAGGGACATTCCGCTTATGGCAGCAAACTCTGTATCTATTGTTCTCCTGCTCTCCCTGCTTGTGATGAAGCTTAGGTTTGGGTAA
- a CDS encoding ferredoxin: MFKLSIDKEKCIGCGSCVAVCNNWEIGDDGKAAPVNGSVKEIGCNKKAKEICPVDAIEIKETKD; this comes from the coding sequence ATGTTCAAATTATCTATAGACAAGGAAAAATGCATTGGCTGCGGCTCTTGCGTTGCGGTTTGCAATAACTGGGAAATTGGTGACGATGGAAAGGCTGCCCCAGTAAACGGCTCTGTAAAGGAAATCGGGTGCAACAAAAAAGCCAAGGAGATTTGTCCTGTCGATGCGATTGAGATAAAGGAAACAAAAGATTAA
- a CDS encoding CDP-2,3-bis-(O-geranylgeranyl)-sn-glycerol synthase → MWDIILNSLWLVIPAYCANFMPVFIRGKTPIDGKRNFSDGRRWFGDGKTYEGLIGGTIFGIIAGLVLILLQNAGFAGYAGISFEHTFLTIFMLSFFALLGDLVGSFFKRRLDMPRGAPAPILDQLDFLIFSLCSLSLFYRMPLDWVVFLVIVTPFIHKASNVFGYIIKLKKEPW, encoded by the coding sequence ATGTGGGACATAATACTTAATAGCCTGTGGCTGGTGATTCCCGCATATTGCGCTAATTTCATGCCGGTCTTCATCCGGGGAAAGACTCCAATCGACGGGAAACGAAATTTCAGTGACGGCCGGCGCTGGTTTGGCGATGGAAAGACTTATGAAGGGCTTATTGGGGGGACAATATTCGGGATAATTGCCGGCCTTGTCCTGATTTTGCTTCAGAATGCCGGCTTTGCCGGGTACGCAGGAATTTCATTTGAGCACACTTTCCTCACGATATTTATGCTTTCATTTTTTGCGCTTCTGGGGGACTTGGTTGGCTCTTTTTTCAAGCGCCGCCTTGATATGCCCCGAGGCGCGCCTGCTCCGATTCTTGACCAGCTGGACTTCCTGATTTTTTCGCTTTGCTCTCTCTCACTTTTCTACAGAATGCCTCTTGACTGGGTCGTGTTTCTGGTAATTGTTACCCCCTTTATCCACAAGGCCTCAAATGTTTTTGGCTATATTATCAAGTTAAAAAAGGAGCCCTGGTAG